The following are encoded together in the Gasterosteus aculeatus chromosome 7, fGasAcu3.hap1.1, whole genome shotgun sequence genome:
- the LOC120821840 gene encoding calcium-binding protein 2 produces the protein MPKAGERTPSSTSVDSAATDSAKDESGSVSDTPRKSSKKSKKTPDSMNKVYNSVLNSVFGAERELAQAELDELHEAFKEFDYDQDGYLNYKDVAECMRTMGYMPTEMELLEIVQQIKMRMGGLMDFEDFTELMGPRMMGETADMLGLKELQSAFVQFDLDGDGRITQDEMKEAIKSMLGEKLKKGELEEIIKELDINADGSIDFEEFVMMLSIR, from the exons ATGCCCAAAGCAGGAGAGAGGACACCCTCTTCCACTTCTGTTGACTCGGCTGCAACGGACAG TGCCAAAGATGAATCCGGTTCAGTGTCAGACACACCCAGAAAATCATCAAAGAAGTCCAAGAAAACACCTGATAGCATGAACAAAGTCTACAACTCTGTACTCAACAGTGTTTTTGGGGCG GAGAGAGAATTAGCTCAGGCCGAGTTGGACG AGTTGCACGAGGCCTTTAAAGAGTTTGACTACGATCAAGACGGATACCTGAACTACAAGGATGTGGCTGAATGCATGAGGACGATGGGATACATGCCCACGGaaatggagctgctggagataGTTCAACAGATCAAGATGAGAA TGGGCGGGTTAATGGATTTTGAAGACTTTACCGAGCTGATGGGACCCCGGATGATGGGAGAGACCGCTGACATGCTGGGGCTCAAAGAGCTCCAGTCGGCCTTTGTGCAG tttgaccTGGATGGAGATGGAAGGATCACCCAGGACGAAATGAAGGAGGCAATCAAGTCGATGCTGGGTGAGAAGCTGAAGAAAGGGGAACTAGAGGAGATCATAAAGGAGCTGGACATTAACGCAGATGGAAGTATCGACTTTGAAG agtTTGTGATGATGCTCTCCATTCGCTAG